A single genomic interval of Spirosoma linguale DSM 74 harbors:
- a CDS encoding Glutamate synthase (ferredoxin) (PFAM: ferredoxin-dependent glutamate synthase; glutamate synthase alpha subunit domain protein; glutamate synthase; glutamine amidotransferase class-II~KEGG: vvu:VV1_0553 glutamate synthase, large subunit), whose protein sequence is MSDQVDQLAGLYRPEFEHDNCGIGFVAHIKGRKSHKIVSDALQMLRRMEHRGAVGSEPNSGDGAGLLIQIPHEFFVDETRKLGVHLPPALEYGVGMVYFPKDVWLREECRAILNRKMKMLGLELLCYRVVPVNNSDLGNGSKSAEPQMEQVFIKRPADITNADDFERKLYILRNYSTRIINETIAGVDTFYFSSLSCRTITYKGQLTTLQLEPYFPDLQNEEVVSALGVVHSRFSTNTFPSWKLAQPFRYIAHNGEINTVRGNVNWMKAAEGLLESSKFTKDEMDMLLPICDQRQSDSANLDNAIELLVMSGRSLPHVMMMLVPEAWDGNEHMDPYRKAFYEFHAALIEPWDGPASISFTDGRIVGATLDRNGLRPSRFWVTNEDVVIMASEVGVLDIDPATVVSKGRLQPGKMFLVDMEQGRIVADEEIKAEMAGRQPYQQWLDENKVRIQDLEAPIRQYSNYDPAKLLRMQQAFGFTSEDLRMILAPMVETGKEALGSMGTDVPLAILSEQSQHMSHYFKQLFAQVTNPPIDSIRERSIMSLISFVGATYNLLSESPKHCRQVELDQPVLTTKEFDKLRFIDKPNFQAKTINCLFTADGEGKSLERALDRICRYAEDAIQDGYSILVLSDRAIDSSHAPIPSLLSTSAIHHYLIRQGLRGKVGIVVEAGDVWETHHVATLIGYGASGVNPYMAFETIANMKEKGLLAVDYDLDKLFKNYIKAVNGELLKIFSKMGISTLQSYQGAMIFECLGLNEEVVSRYFTGTISRIGGMGLDEIAREILVRHCVAFPDMPVSAPRLEVGGIYQWKQRGEKHIFNPDTIHLLQQSTKKNDYSIFKKYSKLIDDQTQKAITLRGLLKFKKGASVPIEEVEPIESIFKRFATGAMSFGSISWEAHTTLAIAMNRIGGKSNSGEGGEDELRYTPLENGDSMNSGIKQVASGRFGVTSYYLTNARELQIKMAQGAKPGEGGQLPGFKVDDWIGRTRHSTPGVGLISPPPHHDIYSIEDLAQLISDLKNANRDARISVKLVSEAGVGTIAAGVAKAHADHILISGHDGGTGASPLSSIRHAGLPWELGLAEAHQTLVRNKLRGRVTVQADGQMRTGRDLAIAALLGAEEFGVATAALVATGCIMMRKCHLNTCPVGVATQNKELRALFTGKPEHVVNMFTFLAMELREIMAELGFRTINEMVGQAQMLELRDNLPHWKYKKVNLNALLYKEPTNLDVALYKQEEQNHYLDDVLDRKLIELAQPALASAEPVYGEFTVQNIDRSIGTMLSNEISKVYGGPGLPDSTIHVKLRGTAGQSFGAFATAGIKLELEGDANDYFGKGLCGAQLIVYPDRAAQFKPEENSIVGNVSFYGATSGEAFIRGMAGERFCVRNSGAKVVVEGVGDHGLEYMTGGLAIILGQTGRNFAAGMSGGVAYVFDKDGTFASKVNPEMVKLESLTDEDQSIIREYVEKHFQYTTSNLALGLIENWDDQIGRFVKVMPTDFKNALAGRGISLADQIRDKNIVYQDITVDVTHG, encoded by the coding sequence ATGTCTGATCAGGTTGACCAATTGGCGGGGCTCTACCGCCCCGAGTTTGAACACGATAACTGCGGTATCGGCTTTGTGGCCCATATCAAAGGCCGCAAGTCCCACAAGATTGTTTCGGATGCCCTCCAGATGCTTCGGCGTATGGAGCACCGGGGTGCAGTCGGTTCCGAGCCGAATTCCGGCGATGGTGCTGGTCTGCTCATCCAGATTCCGCACGAATTCTTTGTGGATGAAACCCGTAAGCTGGGCGTTCACCTCCCTCCTGCACTCGAATATGGTGTGGGTATGGTCTATTTCCCGAAAGATGTATGGCTCCGCGAAGAATGCCGGGCTATACTGAACCGAAAAATGAAAATGCTCGGTCTGGAGCTGCTTTGTTACCGGGTCGTACCGGTCAACAACAGCGACCTTGGCAACGGATCAAAGTCCGCCGAGCCTCAGATGGAGCAGGTGTTTATTAAACGCCCGGCCGACATTACCAATGCTGACGATTTTGAGCGTAAACTTTACATTCTACGTAACTACAGCACCCGCATCATCAATGAAACGATTGCGGGCGTAGATACCTTCTATTTCTCGTCGCTCTCCTGCCGGACCATTACCTATAAAGGGCAGTTGACGACGCTCCAGCTGGAGCCTTATTTCCCCGATCTTCAGAACGAAGAGGTCGTATCGGCACTGGGTGTTGTTCACTCACGCTTCTCGACCAATACGTTCCCTTCGTGGAAACTGGCGCAGCCGTTCCGGTACATCGCCCATAACGGGGAGATCAATACCGTGCGCGGAAACGTGAACTGGATGAAAGCCGCCGAAGGGTTGCTCGAATCGTCGAAGTTTACGAAAGACGAAATGGACATGCTGCTGCCCATCTGCGACCAGCGCCAGTCCGACTCGGCCAACCTTGACAATGCCATTGAGTTGCTGGTCATGAGCGGGCGGTCATTGCCGCACGTGATGATGATGCTCGTTCCCGAAGCCTGGGACGGCAACGAACACATGGACCCCTATCGGAAAGCGTTCTACGAATTCCACGCGGCCCTGATTGAGCCCTGGGATGGACCAGCCTCGATTTCCTTTACCGATGGCCGCATCGTGGGCGCAACCCTCGACCGGAATGGTCTGCGCCCGTCGCGTTTCTGGGTCACCAATGAAGATGTCGTGATTATGGCGTCGGAGGTGGGTGTACTCGACATCGATCCCGCTACGGTGGTGTCGAAAGGTCGTTTACAACCCGGCAAAATGTTTCTGGTCGATATGGAGCAGGGACGGATTGTAGCCGATGAAGAGATCAAAGCCGAAATGGCTGGCCGTCAGCCGTATCAGCAATGGCTGGACGAAAACAAGGTCCGGATTCAGGATCTTGAAGCGCCTATTCGCCAATACAGCAATTATGATCCGGCTAAATTGCTTCGGATGCAACAGGCCTTTGGCTTTACGTCTGAAGATTTACGGATGATTCTGGCCCCGATGGTCGAAACGGGCAAAGAAGCCCTCGGTTCTATGGGTACCGATGTGCCTCTGGCCATTCTGTCGGAGCAGAGCCAGCACATGAGCCACTACTTCAAACAGTTGTTTGCTCAGGTCACTAACCCGCCCATCGACTCCATTCGGGAGCGGTCGATCATGTCGCTTATCTCGTTTGTAGGTGCTACGTATAACCTGCTGAGCGAGTCGCCCAAGCACTGCCGCCAGGTAGAGCTTGACCAGCCGGTGCTGACGACCAAAGAGTTCGACAAACTCCGGTTTATCGACAAGCCGAACTTCCAGGCCAAAACGATCAACTGTCTTTTCACCGCCGATGGCGAGGGGAAATCACTGGAGCGGGCACTCGATCGGATTTGTCGCTACGCCGAAGATGCGATTCAGGATGGCTATTCGATCTTGGTGCTGTCGGACCGCGCTATCGACTCCAGCCATGCGCCAATTCCGTCGCTGCTGTCGACATCGGCCATTCACCACTACCTGATCCGTCAGGGCTTGCGGGGTAAGGTCGGTATCGTGGTGGAAGCGGGCGATGTGTGGGAAACGCACCACGTAGCTACGCTTATCGGCTATGGCGCGTCGGGTGTGAACCCCTACATGGCCTTCGAAACGATTGCCAACATGAAAGAGAAAGGCTTGCTGGCGGTTGATTATGACCTCGACAAGCTCTTCAAAAACTACATCAAAGCGGTCAACGGTGAGTTGCTCAAAATCTTCTCGAAGATGGGTATCTCCACACTTCAGTCGTACCAGGGCGCGATGATTTTCGAGTGCCTGGGACTGAACGAAGAGGTGGTGAGCCGTTATTTCACCGGTACCATTTCGCGCATTGGCGGTATGGGTCTGGACGAAATTGCCCGCGAAATTCTGGTGCGCCACTGCGTGGCGTTCCCGGATATGCCCGTGTCGGCACCGCGTTTGGAAGTGGGTGGTATCTATCAGTGGAAGCAACGGGGCGAAAAGCACATTTTCAACCCCGACACCATCCACCTGCTGCAACAGTCGACCAAGAAGAACGATTACTCGATCTTCAAAAAATACTCCAAACTGATCGACGACCAGACTCAGAAAGCTATTACGCTGCGTGGTCTGTTGAAGTTCAAGAAAGGAGCGTCTGTCCCTATCGAAGAGGTTGAACCCATCGAAAGCATCTTCAAACGCTTTGCAACGGGGGCTATGTCGTTCGGGTCGATTTCGTGGGAAGCGCATACTACCCTGGCCATTGCCATGAACCGCATCGGTGGTAAAAGCAACTCAGGCGAAGGTGGCGAAGACGAACTGCGCTACACCCCGCTCGAAAACGGCGACAGCATGAACTCGGGTATCAAGCAGGTAGCCTCGGGCCGTTTCGGTGTCACGAGTTATTACCTGACCAACGCCCGCGAACTTCAGATCAAAATGGCGCAGGGTGCCAAACCCGGCGAAGGTGGTCAGCTGCCCGGCTTTAAAGTCGACGACTGGATTGGCCGGACGCGTCACTCTACCCCCGGTGTAGGTCTGATTTCGCCCCCTCCTCACCACGATATTTATTCGATCGAGGATTTGGCGCAACTTATCTCCGACCTGAAGAACGCCAACCGGGATGCCCGGATCAGCGTGAAGCTAGTATCGGAAGCCGGGGTTGGTACGATTGCCGCCGGGGTTGCTAAAGCCCACGCCGACCACATCCTGATTTCGGGACACGATGGCGGTACGGGAGCCTCTCCCCTATCGTCGATCCGTCACGCGGGTCTGCCGTGGGAGTTGGGTCTGGCCGAAGCACACCAGACGCTGGTTCGCAATAAACTGCGCGGTCGCGTAACGGTACAGGCCGACGGCCAGATGCGTACCGGTCGGGATCTGGCGATTGCCGCCCTGCTCGGTGCCGAAGAATTCGGTGTCGCTACGGCTGCACTGGTCGCTACGGGTTGTATCATGATGCGGAAGTGCCACCTGAACACCTGCCCGGTGGGTGTGGCCACGCAGAATAAAGAGCTTCGTGCCCTGTTTACCGGCAAGCCTGAGCATGTGGTGAACATGTTTACCTTCCTGGCAATGGAGTTGCGCGAGATCATGGCCGAGCTGGGTTTCCGGACCATCAACGAAATGGTGGGACAGGCCCAGATGCTCGAACTCCGCGACAATCTGCCGCACTGGAAATACAAGAAAGTAAATCTGAATGCCCTGCTGTACAAAGAGCCAACCAACCTCGATGTGGCCCTGTACAAGCAGGAAGAGCAAAACCATTACCTGGACGACGTCCTCGACAGGAAACTGATCGAACTGGCGCAACCCGCGCTGGCCTCGGCCGAACCGGTATATGGCGAGTTCACGGTGCAGAACATCGACCGGAGCATTGGCACGATGCTGTCCAACGAAATCTCGAAAGTGTACGGTGGTCCGGGTCTGCCCGACAGCACCATTCACGTCAAGCTACGCGGTACGGCGGGCCAGAGCTTTGGTGCCTTCGCTACGGCGGGTATCAAACTGGAACTGGAAGGCGACGCCAACGACTACTTCGGCAAAGGCCTTTGCGGGGCTCAGCTGATTGTGTACCCAGACCGGGCGGCCCAGTTCAAACCGGAAGAAAACAGCATCGTCGGTAACGTGTCGTTCTACGGCGCTACCTCGGGCGAAGCCTTTATCCGGGGTATGGCGGGCGAACGCTTCTGCGTCCGTAACTCGGGAGCCAAAGTCGTGGTGGAAGGCGTGGGCGACCACGGTCTTGAGTACATGACGGGTGGTTTAGCCATCATCCTTGGGCAGACGGGCCGTAACTTCGCGGCCGGTATGTCGGGTGGGGTTGCCTATGTCTTCGATAAAGACGGTACGTTTGCGTCGAAAGTAAACCCGGAAATGGTTAAGCTGGAATCGCTCACCGACGAAGACCAGAGCATTATCCGCGAATACGTTGAGAAGCATTTCCAGTATACCACGAGTAATCTGGCGCTGGGCCTTATCGAAAACTGGGATGACCAGATTGGCCGGTTCGTGAAAGTGATGCCAACCGACTTCAAAAACGCACTCGCTGGTCGGGGTATCTCGCTGGCCGATCAGATTCGCGACAAGAACATTGTTTATCAGGACATAACCGTAGATGTGACGCACGGGTAA
- a CDS encoding glutamate synthase, NADH/NADPH, small subunit (TIGRFAM: glutamate synthase, NADH/NADPH, small subunit~PFAM: FAD-dependent pyridine nucleotide-disulphide oxidoreductase~KEGG: vcj:VCD_001976 glutamate synthase [NADPH] small chain) gives MGKPTGFLEFTRELPKKRDPQERIHDYKEIEVAFSEQDSQRQAARCMDCGTPFCHSGCPLGNIIPEFNDAVYEQNWAYAYEILSTTNNFPEFTGRICPAPCEASCVLGINKPPVAIEFIEKSIAEVAFERGYITPKPPKERTGKQVAVVGSGPAGLAAAAQLNKAGHTVTVFERADQIGGLLRYGIPDFKLEKWTIDRRLAVMEAEGITFKTGVNVGVDMKANALLDQFDLVMLTGGSTVPRDLPIPGRHLKGVYPAMEFLSQQNKRNANLPVEVDHQGAKYGDGELWATNKNVVVIGGGDTGSDCVGTSNRHGAASVTQIELMPMPPKDRAENTPWPNWPMMLRTSTSHEEGCDRHWSINTKEFIGDENGNLKALRIVDLTWKNENGRMQMVELPGSERDIPCELALLAAGFLHPQHNGLLDDLGVEYDERGNVKATNYQSTVNPKVFAAGDMRRGQSLVVWAISEGREAARAADCYLMGETMLEAKAVSMIAVE, from the coding sequence ATGGGAAAACCTACCGGATTTTTAGAATTTACGCGCGAACTACCAAAAAAGCGCGACCCGCAGGAGCGGATTCACGACTACAAAGAGATTGAAGTTGCCTTTTCTGAACAGGATTCGCAGCGTCAGGCGGCCCGTTGTATGGACTGCGGTACGCCGTTCTGCCACAGCGGTTGCCCGCTCGGAAACATCATCCCTGAGTTCAACGACGCGGTGTACGAACAGAACTGGGCCTATGCCTACGAGATTCTGTCGACAACGAACAACTTCCCGGAGTTTACCGGCCGTATTTGTCCGGCTCCCTGCGAAGCGTCCTGCGTGTTGGGCATCAACAAACCACCCGTCGCCATTGAGTTCATCGAGAAATCAATAGCCGAAGTGGCCTTCGAGCGGGGGTATATAACACCCAAACCCCCCAAAGAGCGTACGGGGAAACAGGTTGCTGTCGTTGGTTCGGGCCCTGCTGGTTTGGCAGCAGCTGCCCAGTTGAACAAAGCTGGTCATACGGTCACTGTTTTCGAACGGGCCGACCAGATCGGTGGCTTGCTCCGCTACGGTATCCCCGACTTCAAACTCGAAAAATGGACCATCGACCGTCGTCTGGCGGTAATGGAAGCCGAAGGTATCACCTTTAAAACGGGCGTGAATGTCGGTGTTGATATGAAAGCCAATGCGTTGCTGGATCAATTTGATCTGGTCATGCTGACGGGCGGCTCGACCGTTCCGCGCGACCTGCCGATTCCGGGTCGGCACCTGAAAGGCGTTTACCCGGCTATGGAATTCCTTAGCCAGCAAAACAAACGTAACGCAAACCTACCCGTTGAGGTCGATCACCAGGGCGCCAAATATGGTGATGGCGAACTGTGGGCTACCAACAAAAACGTGGTGGTCATTGGCGGTGGCGATACCGGCTCCGACTGTGTGGGCACCTCCAACCGGCACGGCGCGGCCAGCGTTACGCAAATCGAGCTGATGCCGATGCCGCCCAAAGACCGGGCCGAAAATACACCCTGGCCCAACTGGCCTATGATGCTGCGCACCAGCACCTCGCACGAGGAAGGCTGCGACCGGCACTGGTCTATCAACACAAAAGAGTTCATCGGCGACGAGAATGGTAACCTGAAAGCCCTGCGCATCGTTGACCTGACCTGGAAAAACGAGAACGGCCGCATGCAGATGGTGGAACTCCCCGGCTCCGAGCGCGACATTCCCTGCGAACTGGCGCTGCTGGCTGCGGGCTTCCTGCACCCCCAGCACAACGGCCTGCTCGACGACCTGGGTGTTGAATACGACGAGCGCGGCAACGTAAAAGCCACCAACTACCAATCGACGGTGAACCCGAAGGTATTTGCCGCTGGCGACATGCGCCGTGGGCAATCGCTGGTAGTGTGGGCCATCTCGGAAGGCCGCGAAGCCGCCCGTGCCGCCGACTGCTACCTCATGGGCGAAACCATGCTCGAAGCCAAAGCCGTGTCAATGATTGCGGTAGAGTAA
- a CDS encoding conserved hypothetical protein (KEGG: bxe:Bxe_B0113 hypothetical protein), with the protein MQTAIGIRVNPTQVTYCVLTGTTNQFEIKLIDKIVNPKSLNVPEQLKFIRSTLCDIINENHVNLACIRVTESNAQQVSVPRIYMEGVIQELIASSTVKRYFIGQISNISSRLGIDRADFKPYANGQKVFLEIEIWNNLSLEERESLMASASALNL; encoded by the coding sequence ATGCAGACAGCAATAGGAATAAGAGTAAACCCTACTCAAGTTACATATTGTGTTTTGACTGGTACAACTAACCAGTTTGAAATTAAACTGATTGACAAAATAGTAAACCCAAAATCTTTAAATGTTCCTGAACAATTGAAGTTCATCCGTAGCACTTTATGTGATATTATTAATGAAAACCATGTAAATCTTGCTTGTATCCGAGTAACGGAATCAAATGCTCAACAAGTTTCTGTTCCTAGAATTTATATGGAAGGCGTAATTCAAGAGTTGATTGCAAGTTCAACAGTTAAAAGATATTTTATTGGACAAATTTCAAATATCAGTTCAAGACTCGGCATTGATAGAGCAGATTTTAAACCGTATGCAAATGGGCAAAAAGTATTTCTTGAAATTGAAATTTGGAATAACTTATCACTTGAAGAAAGAGAATCATTAATGGCATCAGCGAGTGCTTTAAATTTATAA
- a CDS encoding serine/threonine protein kinase (PFAM: tyrosine protein kinase~SMART: serine/threonine protein kinase; tyrosine protein kinase~KEGG: bxe:Bxe_B0114 serine/threonine protein kinase): protein MPIGLYTAELNFETLREIGQEGRNSQVFLAHDKQLDGQIVVKKIEKSKLPNANEYYREAKILYASSHPYVVRVNYGCSDANSVYIAMPFYANGSLKQLIDKKHLSIRETIRYSIQFLSGLNNIHSKGLLLFDVKPDNILLSDSNEALLSDFGLSKAMDNFGFANPDGIYAKQVPPETFTSTQKTLHFDIYLAGLTIYRLLNGNQHYYGQLTFPTQQDYVNAITGGHFPNRNSYLPHIPLKLQRIINKALNINLVDRHQSVLELINELSSIDENLDWIYSNASSIDTWTKQLDDKTYQINLDFSQPKSMKMESFKTIHASGRRTKVGEHSHTSLTQSNVLSTLKKAFKEL from the coding sequence ATGCCAATTGGATTATATACAGCAGAGCTAAACTTTGAGACTCTTAGAGAGATTGGGCAAGAAGGTAGGAATTCACAAGTATTTCTGGCTCACGATAAGCAACTTGACGGACAAATAGTTGTAAAGAAAATTGAAAAATCGAAGTTACCAAACGCCAATGAATACTATCGTGAAGCAAAAATATTATATGCCTCATCTCACCCATATGTCGTACGTGTAAATTATGGCTGTTCTGATGCTAATTCCGTTTATATCGCTATGCCATTTTACGCAAATGGTTCATTAAAACAACTTATTGACAAAAAACATCTTTCAATTAGAGAAACAATTCGATATTCTATTCAATTCTTATCAGGATTAAACAATATTCATTCGAAAGGACTTTTGCTTTTTGACGTAAAACCGGATAATATTTTGTTGTCTGATTCGAACGAGGCCTTACTTTCTGACTTTGGTCTCAGTAAAGCAATGGATAATTTCGGTTTTGCTAATCCAGATGGAATTTATGCGAAACAGGTTCCACCTGAAACATTTACCTCTACACAAAAAACGCTACATTTTGACATTTATCTTGCAGGTTTGACTATTTATAGATTGCTCAATGGAAACCAACATTATTATGGTCAATTGACCTTTCCAACCCAACAAGATTATGTAAACGCTATTACTGGAGGGCACTTTCCCAATAGGAACTCTTATTTACCACATATTCCTTTAAAGCTACAAAGGATAATTAATAAGGCTCTAAATATTAACTTAGTTGACAGACATCAAAGTGTTTTAGAACTAATAAACGAACTTAGTTCTATCGATGAAAATTTAGATTGGATTTATTCAAACGCATCAAGTATCGATACTTGGACAAAACAACTTGATGATAAAACCTATCAGATAAATTTAGACTTTTCACAACCCAAAAGTATGAAAATGGAAAGCTTTAAGACAATTCACGCAAGCGGGAGACGAACGAAAGTAGGCGAGCATTCACATACTAGTTTGACTCAATCAAACGTTTTATCGACACTAAAGAAAGCTTTTAAAGAACTTTGA
- a CDS encoding Transposase and inactivated derivatives-like protein (KEGG: maq:Maqu_0609 transposase), translating to MANYKQSDYEALRRRCIELSQVGWKQAAIAQVFGLTQPWVSRTLKKYNQQGLTALQEGKRTGAPPRLSAQQLDLLVIELNKGAEHHGFSGAIWTRPRVNEVIKKLFGVSYDPSQVGRILKKVGWSRQLPQRKASQQDAQAVTQWRSERLPELKKKAKAEGRVILYIDESACYLLPFVAHTWAPCGQTPVLMEQAGRTHLSLIAAIAANGQIYVAGQNQAFTSEDIVWFLKLLCGRYRKRNLLIIWDGAAIHRSNVVKELLRERLGRMHLERLPAYSPELNPVELLWSQLKRNLKNKAFTSLDELTVAVLEQTKRLEKDPKSVKAFFNKKEIAFITD from the exons ATGGCAAACTACAAACAATCTGATTACGAAGCCCTTCGCCGACGCTGTATTGAACTCAGTCAGGTAGGATGGAAACAAGCAGCTATTGCTCAGGTGTTTGGCCTAACTCAGCCTTGGGTGAGTCGGACACTTAAGAAGTACAACCAGCAAGGTTTGACCGCCTTGCAAGAAGGGAAGCGAACCGGAGCACCACCCCGTTTGTCGGCTCAGCAACTGGATCTACTCGTGATTGAACTCAACAAAGGGGCGGAACATCATGGATTTAGTGGAGCCATCTGGACCCGTCCCCGAGTTAATGAAGTCATTAAGAAGCTCTTTGGTGTCAGCTATGACCCTTCTCAGGTAGGCCGTATCCTCAAGAAAGTAGGCTGGAGCCGACAGTTGCCGCAACGTAAAGCCAGTCAACAGGACGCTCAGGCAGTTACTCAGTGGCGCAGCGAACGCTTACCCGAACTTAAAAAA AAAGCTAAAGCCGAGGGGCGCGTTATCTTATATATTGATGAATCAGCGTGTTATCTATTGCCTTTTGTGGCCCACACTTGGGCACCTTGCGGACAGACACCGGTCTTAATGGAGCAAGCGGGGCGGACTCATTTGAGCTTAATTGCGGCCATTGCTGCGAACGGTCAAATTTATGTGGCAGGTCAAAACCAGGCATTCACTAGTGAAGATATAGTATGGTTTTTAAAACTACTCTGTGGGCGTTATCGCAAACGGAACCTGCTGATTATTTGGGATGGCGCAGCAATCCATCGTAGCAACGTCGTTAAAGAGTTACTTCGTGAACGCCTTGGCCGAATGCATCTGGAACGCTTACCCGCTTATAGTCCGGAGCTAAATCCAGTTGAACTGCTATGGAGTCAATTGAAAAGAAACTTAAAAAACAAAGCGTTCACAAGCTTGGACGAACTGACTGTAGCTGTTCTTGAGCAAACCAAGCGACTAGAGAAGGACCCTAAATCAGTAAAAGCCTTCTTCAATAAAAAGGAAATAGCGTTTATTACAGACTAA
- a CDS encoding Helix-turn-helix, AraC domain protein (SMART: Helix-turn-helix, AraC domain~KEGG: mmw:Mmwyl1_3635 helix-turn-helix domain- containing protein), whose protein sequence is MNRPLNYKLTKPDDSLAEFVYCFSSLQNLSASHEAVIIPNGKIDLMFSKTADDQLRISLLGLETKPKYARQDVSNFFSISFNPLAVEYIFRFPIADILDNGKLLPAGFWGFNPNDLNDFDTFCTKAFEKIYSLLPIDIDERKRKLFNLIQRTNGEGSIKEIAEAVSWSERQINRYFNQQFGLSLKAYCTILRFQASLPHIKGGTLFPQLNFTDQPHFIKEIRKLSGVSPKELFKNQNDRFLQFLVYDNP, encoded by the coding sequence ATGAACCGCCCCCTAAACTATAAACTCACAAAGCCAGACGATTCTTTGGCCGAGTTTGTTTATTGTTTTTCGTCGTTGCAAAATCTGTCGGCCAGCCACGAAGCGGTGATTATTCCAAATGGGAAAATTGATTTGATGTTTTCAAAAACTGCGGATGACCAGCTTCGCATTTCGTTGTTGGGTCTGGAAACGAAGCCTAAATATGCCCGGCAGGATGTGTCAAATTTCTTTTCCATCAGTTTCAATCCGCTTGCGGTAGAGTATATTTTCAGGTTTCCCATCGCCGACATTCTGGATAACGGAAAACTCCTACCCGCTGGCTTTTGGGGATTTAACCCCAATGATCTGAACGATTTCGATACGTTTTGTACCAAAGCTTTCGAAAAAATCTACTCCCTGTTGCCAATCGACATTGACGAACGGAAGCGTAAGTTGTTCAACCTGATTCAGCGCACCAACGGCGAGGGGTCCATCAAAGAAATTGCCGAAGCGGTGTCGTGGAGCGAACGGCAGATCAACCGCTACTTTAATCAGCAATTTGGCCTTTCGTTAAAAGCCTATTGCACCATCCTACGTTTTCAGGCGTCGCTGCCCCACATTAAGGGAGGTACACTCTTTCCGCAGCTTAACTTTACCGACCAGCCGCACTTCATCAAGGAGATCAGGAAGCTTTCGGGTGTTTCACCAAAAGAGCTATTCAAAAACCAAAACGACCGATTTTTACAATTCCTCGTCTACGACAACCCGTAG